The Blastomonas sp. SL216 DNA window GCGATTTTCAGGCGGCGGGCATGCAGGTGCATCTTGCGGCTGATGGTGCCGGTCAGAAACGCATTCTGGCCGCCATATTTGCCATCGCCCACAATGGGATGTCCGATCGCCGCCAGATGGACGCGCAATTGATGCGTGCGTCCGGTAAACGGCTGCAGCGCGACCCAGGCCGCGCGCGATCCGGCACGCTCGACCACCTGATAGGCCGTGCGCGAAGGTTGGCCGTTTTCCATGTCGACATGCATCTTCTCGCCGCCGGTGCCCGGCTGCTTGGCGAGCGGCAGTTCGATCAGGCCCGAATAGATGTCGGGCACGCCGACGACCAGCGCCCAGTAGATCTTCTTCGCGCTGCGTCCGGCAAAACGCTTGGAGAAATAGGCGGCGCTGCCCGGCGTCCGTGCGAGCAGCAGCGCGCCCGACGTATCCTTGTCGAGCCGGTGGACCAGCTTGGGACGCACCGGGCTTTCGTACATCAGGGCTTCGGTCAGCCCGTCGACATGCGCATGGGTGCGCGTTCCGCCCTGCGTGGCAAGACCCGGAGGCTTGTTGATTACGATCGCGGCGCGATCCTGGTGAATGACCAGCGACTGCGCAAACGCGACCTGATCCTCGCTCAAGGTGCGCGGGGCGGACTTGGCGGCGGGGCGCTCCATGTCGCCATCGGCAGGCGGGATGCGGATCGTCTGGCCGGCGACGATCCGGTCGCCTGGACCGACGCGCTTGCCATCGAGCCGCACCTGCCCGGTGCGCGCCCAGCGCGAGACGAGGTTGAAATTCACATCGGGAAGGTGGCGGTGGAACCAGCGATCAAGCCGGATGCCATCATCATCGCCATCGACAGTGAACTGGCGGGCTTCGGCCGAGGCCTTGGCGATCGCGGCTCCAGCTTCGGCAGGGCGAGCGCGGCCAGGCGCTGCCCGGCGCGGGCCAGAGGGCTTGCGTCCCGGCGCCTTGCGCACAGTCGGGCGGGCTGGCGGCTTCATGCGATCGACCTTGTAAGAGCAAATCCGGCAGCGACCGCCGCCAGCGACAGCAGCACCGATGCCAGCACATAGCCCAGAGCGCCCAGCAGCTCACCGCGCTCCATCATCTGGAACAGCTCGAGCGAGAACGCCGAAAAAGTGGTGAAGCCGCCGAGCACGCCCACGCCGAGGAACAGCCGATAGGGCTCGGTCACATGGCCCTTGAGCACCAGCGCGGCGAGCATGCCCATCAGCAGGCCCCCCAGCACGTTGACGCCGAGTGTTGCCACGGGATAGCCGGTATGCCCCAGCCTGATCGCGATCTGTGTCGCCTGAAAGCGCAATGCAGCGCCCACAGCGCCGCCCGCCATCACCAGACCGGTGGCCTTGAAAGTCAAATGCGCATCCATCCCGCTGCCTTAGCGGGATTGGACGCGCATTGGGAAGGGTTATTCGGCGATGCGCCGCGGGTCAGGCCGCGTGGCCATCGCGCGCAGCGGCTTCGGCCTGCTCAAGCTCTTCGGCTTCAGCACCATCCAGCGCGTCAGCCGCTTCGCGGGCCTTCGCCTCGACCTGCTGCTTGTCGGCTGCAAACTCTTCCTGCGCAGCGCGGAAATTCTGCGCCGCCTTGTAATTGCCTTCGCCGAACTCCTTGCCGGCATTGGGGTTCTCAGCATTCTCGGCCATGTGCGTGCTCCTTTGGCAGGGTTTTCCTGCCATCGGTTACGCCAGCCGGTGCAAGCGGTTCCCTCAGCGCTTCAGCAGCGCCGCAAACCAGCCCGCATCCGCCCTGGCGACATGCCGGGGCGGCAGCGCGCCCGAGCATTCCAGGCACCAGGCCTGCACGCCCTGCACTCCGCTCAACACATTGAGATCGCCCAGCACCTGGCCGAGGGCCGCGCGCTGCTGCCATGCCAGCCGTGCAACCAGCCCGTGCGCCTGCTTCTCCTGCTCTGCCGGAGCGAACATGCCCGAGACGAACTGCTCGAACGGATCGGGCTCGGTCTCCAGATATTTCACGCTATAGCCGTCCTTCGCGAGCTTTGCTCGCTTGGCTGCCTCTGCAATGGCGTCCTCGATTCCGCCGAAGCGATCGACCAGCTTGATCTGGCGCGCCGTGCCGCCATCCCAGACGCGGCCCTGCGCGATATTGTCGACCTGCTCGACACTCATCCCCCGCGCCTTGCCAACCAGCGCCAGGAAGCGGCGATAATCATGCTCGATCGTGCCCTGGATGAAGGTGTCCACGGTGCTGTTGAAACCGCCGAACACATCGGGCTGGCCCGAAAGCGGGGTCGTCGCGACGCCGTCCGCCTTCACGCCATAATCCGCCAGCGCCCGTTCAAAACTCGGCAGCACGGCAAAGATGCCGATCGATCCGGTAATCGTCGAAGGTTCGGCGAAGATGGCATCGCCTGCGGTCGAGACCCAATAGCCGCCGCTTGCCGCGACATTGCCCATCGAGACGATGACCGGGATCTTGCGCTTGCGATATTCCTCAATCGCGCGGCGGATCTGTTCGGAGGCAAATGCCGAGCCGCCAGGCGAATCGACTCGCACCACCAGGGCCTTCACATTGTCGCGCTGCAATCCGTCGTGCAGCAGTTCTTCGATCCGGTCGCCGCCAGCGGTGCCCGGGCCGGCATCGCCATCGACAATCGTGCCGGCAATCGTGACGACCTGAACCTCGTCCCCGCCAGTCTTGGCCGGGTTCGCCGCGGTCCAGTCCTTCAGGCTGGTGTGCTTGAAAGCACCTGGACCTTCGTCTTCATCCACCCCCGCGAGGGCGGCCACGCGCTTGCCGAAGGCGGTGCGGTCTCCGACCTTGTCGATGATCTTGCGATCGGTGGCGAGCTTGACGAGGTCGCCATTGGCGGCCGTAATGGCGGCACCGGGATCAGCGATATAGCTGGCAAGGTCCGCCTTGGGGCGCGCCTTTTTCACGGTCGCCTGCCAGTTCTCCCAGATCGGGCGATAGACCGCGAGCAGCGCCTGTTCGGCTTCCGGCGACTGGTCAGAACGCAGATAAGGCTCGACCGCGCTCTTGAAGGTGCCGACGCGATAGACATGCGCGGTCACCTTGAAGCGATCAAGGAAATCCTTGTAATACAGGCGGGTGCCGCCCGGGCCGGTAAAGGCTGCGCCGCCCATAGGGTCGACCCAGATTTCGCTGCCATGCGCTGCCAGCAGATAGGCCGCATCGCTGTAGAAGGTCGCAAAGCTGTAAACCGGCTTGCCCTTGGCCTTGGCCCGTCCAATCGCCGCGCC harbors:
- a CDS encoding RluA family pseudouridine synthase, yielding MKPPARPTVRKAPGRKPSGPRRAAPGRARPAEAGAAIAKASAEARQFTVDGDDDGIRLDRWFHRHLPDVNFNLVSRWARTGQVRLDGKRVGPGDRIVAGQTIRIPPADGDMERPAAKSAPRTLSEDQVAFAQSLVIHQDRAAIVINKPPGLATQGGTRTHAHVDGLTEALMYESPVRPKLVHRLDKDTSGALLLARTPGSAAYFSKRFAGRSAKKIYWALVVGVPDIYSGLIELPLAKQPGTGGEKMHVDMENGQPSRTAYQVVERAGSRAAWVALQPFTGRTHQLRVHLAAIGHPIVGDGKYGGQNAFLTGTISRKMHLHARRLKIAHPDGPPIDVIADLPEHFADSMEQLGFDLSLGDAVFADDGPPPATREVKKQQAKAHAKTLRKERRGERRSRAAPAKPSSKPKPKSAGSAPKPRPVKPRTAPKSGPRKP
- the sppA gene encoding signal peptide peptidase SppA; the protein is MGFVKGAWKVLVAIKDGLVLLAMLMFFGLILAALSWRPNPAAVTEGALLVKLDGVIVEEPENSDPVAALLGGQAPLKQFRERDLIRAIDTAAQDDRIKVIALDLDSFMGGGQVSLEQVGAAIGRAKAKGKPVYSFATFYSDAAYLLAAHGSEIWVDPMGGAAFTGPGGTRLYYKDFLDRFKVTAHVYRVGTFKSAVEPYLRSDQSPEAEQALLAVYRPIWENWQATVKKARPKADLASYIADPGAAITAANGDLVKLATDRKIIDKVGDRTAFGKRVAALAGVDEDEGPGAFKHTSLKDWTAANPAKTGGDEVQVVTIAGTIVDGDAGPGTAGGDRIEELLHDGLQRDNVKALVVRVDSPGGSAFASEQIRRAIEEYRKRKIPVIVSMGNVAASGGYWVSTAGDAIFAEPSTITGSIGIFAVLPSFERALADYGVKADGVATTPLSGQPDVFGGFNSTVDTFIQGTIEHDYRRFLALVGKARGMSVEQVDNIAQGRVWDGGTARQIKLVDRFGGIEDAIAEAAKRAKLAKDGYSVKYLETEPDPFEQFVSGMFAPAEQEKQAHGLVARLAWQQRAALGQVLGDLNVLSGVQGVQAWCLECSGALPPRHVARADAGWFAALLKR
- the crcB gene encoding fluoride efflux transporter CrcB, coding for MDAHLTFKATGLVMAGGAVGAALRFQATQIAIRLGHTGYPVATLGVNVLGGLLMGMLAALVLKGHVTEPYRLFLGVGVLGGFTTFSAFSLELFQMMERGELLGALGYVLASVLLSLAAVAAGFALTRSIA